The proteins below come from a single Nocardiopsis gilva YIM 90087 genomic window:
- a CDS encoding L,D-transpeptidase — MCTAAVVLAATACSGGTSELASEDAADSGPLKVSIAPEDGATEVRPDLPVTVTASGGEITDVKVEESTPAPEGGAEDSGDDIPATGTLNDDKTEWVSDWTLAPGSDVTVTAIVDKGGESSEFTSEFSTQEAVPGKRLELKQNQPNSGDTVGVGMPVMIDFDMPVDDKARVEAAMEVTSEKPVKGAWNWFGDKQAVFRPEEYWEPNQKVTVDLHLAGVQAAPGVYGVKDHRIEFEVGREQITDIDEDAHSMTVERDGEKIKDFPVSLGMATTRKYTTTAGNHLVMSREENVPLTNGTLGVAKDAPNYYYEVADYAMRISWSGEYLHSAPWNPRVGEANTSHGCINMTVADSKWYYDNSLVGDPVVITGTDRELEVDNGWGYWQRPWDEWLDNSALGEADDTGEEGTPGSPHHQE; from the coding sequence GTGTGCACGGCCGCCGTCGTGCTCGCCGCCACCGCCTGCTCCGGCGGTACGAGCGAGCTCGCCTCGGAAGACGCAGCGGACTCCGGCCCCCTGAAGGTGTCCATCGCGCCCGAGGACGGCGCCACCGAGGTGCGACCGGACCTGCCGGTCACCGTTACCGCTTCCGGCGGCGAGATCACCGACGTGAAAGTCGAGGAGAGCACCCCGGCACCGGAGGGCGGCGCGGAGGACTCCGGCGACGACATCCCCGCCACGGGCACGCTGAATGACGACAAGACCGAGTGGGTGAGCGACTGGACGCTGGCCCCGGGCAGCGACGTCACGGTCACCGCGATCGTGGACAAGGGCGGCGAGAGCAGCGAGTTCACCAGTGAGTTCTCCACTCAGGAGGCCGTCCCCGGCAAGCGGCTGGAGCTGAAGCAGAACCAGCCCAACAGCGGCGACACCGTCGGCGTCGGCATGCCCGTCATGATCGACTTCGACATGCCGGTGGACGACAAGGCGCGCGTCGAGGCGGCCATGGAGGTCACCTCGGAGAAGCCGGTCAAGGGCGCGTGGAACTGGTTCGGCGACAAGCAGGCCGTGTTCCGCCCGGAGGAGTACTGGGAGCCGAACCAGAAGGTGACCGTCGACCTGCACCTGGCAGGAGTGCAGGCCGCCCCCGGTGTCTACGGGGTGAAGGACCACCGCATCGAGTTCGAGGTCGGCCGCGAACAGATCACCGACATCGACGAGGACGCGCACTCGATGACCGTCGAGCGCGACGGCGAGAAGATCAAGGACTTCCCGGTCAGCCTAGGCATGGCCACGACCCGGAAGTACACGACCACCGCCGGGAACCACCTCGTCATGTCGCGGGAGGAGAACGTTCCGCTGACCAATGGGACCCTGGGGGTGGCCAAGGACGCCCCCAACTACTACTACGAGGTCGCGGACTACGCCATGCGGATCTCCTGGTCCGGCGAGTACCTGCACTCCGCCCCGTGGAACCCCCGGGTCGGCGAGGCCAACACCAGCCACGGCTGCATCAACATGACCGTCGCCGACTCCAAGTGGTACTACGACAACAGCCTCGTCGGCGACCCGGTGGTCATCACCGGCACCGACCGCGAGCTGGAGGTCGACAACGGCTGGGGCTACTGGCAGCGTCCCTGGGACGAGTGGCTCGACAACAGCGCCCTCGGCGAGGCCGACGACACCGGCGAGGAGGGCACGCCGGGCTCTCCGCACCACCAGGAGTGA